Proteins encoded in a region of the Gemmatimonadaceae bacterium genome:
- a CDS encoding RNA polymerase sigma factor: MQASPLPVTLSPSLPDDVALAARGDRRAYERLYRVHVDKVFTLCARMVGDRMRAEELTQDVFVRAWEKLAQFRGDSAFGTWLHRMAVNVVLNERQAEKRRRERHDDGIEDMDTMSYADARPLPVPGLSLDLEAAIAALPPGAKKVFVLHDVEGYTHEEIAAMLGITAGGCKAQLHRARLLLREALNR, from the coding sequence ATGCAGGCTTCCCCACTCCCCGTGACCCTCTCGCCGTCGCTCCCCGACGACGTCGCCCTCGCCGCCCGCGGCGACCGGCGCGCATACGAGCGCCTGTACCGGGTCCACGTGGACAAGGTCTTCACCCTGTGCGCCCGGATGGTGGGCGACCGGATGCGGGCCGAGGAGCTGACGCAGGATGTCTTCGTCAGGGCGTGGGAGAAGCTCGCGCAGTTCCGCGGGGACTCGGCGTTCGGCACCTGGCTGCACCGCATGGCAGTGAACGTCGTGCTCAACGAACGGCAGGCGGAGAAGCGCCGGCGCGAGCGGCACGACGACGGAATCGAGGACATGGACACGATGTCGTACGCCGACGCGCGCCCGCTCCCGGTTCCGGGGCTCAGCCTCGATCTCGAGGCCGCCATCGCCGCCCTGCCGCCCGGCGCCAAGAAGGTCTTCGTGCTGCACGACGTGGAGGGATACACCCACGAGGAGATTGCCGCGATGCTGGGCATCACCGCGGGGGGATGCAAGGCGCAGTTGCACCGCGCCCGGCTGCTGCTGAGGGAGGCCCTGAACCGATGA